The following coding sequences lie in one Rutidosis leptorrhynchoides isolate AG116_Rl617_1_P2 chromosome 4, CSIRO_AGI_Rlap_v1, whole genome shotgun sequence genomic window:
- the LOC139843732 gene encoding regulator of nonsense transcripts 1 homolog encodes MDSQPNNLYDTASQPDTGDNDAYTFLEFNTQGEEDFDYPEFQELSQPNAVRSSPSPSSAWPIPSDSISIDANTTVDHHSDSNASPVSVSSGKGSGSKVHKNNNNNHNHNHNTSNSNQASAVDALAAGMSGLNFEETGDDDGYEYGKGDSLEHACKYCGVQNPACVVRCNVPSCRKWFCNSRGNTSGSHIVNHLVRAKHKEVCLHKDSPLGETILECYNCGCRNVFILGFISAKTESVVVLLCREPCLNLNSLKDMNWDLSQWCPLIDDRCFLPWLVKIPSETEQLRARQISAQQINKVEELWKTNPDATLEDLEKPGLDDEPQPVAIKYEDAYQYQNVFAPLIKLEADYDKMMKESQSKDSLTIRWDIGLNKKRVAYFVFPKEDNELRLVPGDELRLRYSGDPIHPAWQSVGHVIKLTAQEEVALELRASQGVPVDINHGFSVDFVWKSTSFDRMQTAMKTFAVDETSVSGYIYHHLLGHEVEVQMVRNALPRRFGAPGLPELNASQVFAVKSVLQRPISLIQGPPGTGKTVTSAALVYHMAKQGQGQVLVCAPSNVAVDQLAEKISATGLKVVRLCAKSREAVSSPIEHLTLHYQVRHLDTSERSELYKLQQLKDEQGELSSSDEKKYKALKRATEREISQSADVICCTCVGAGDPRLANFRFRQVLIDESTQSTEPECLIPLVLGAKQVVLVGDHCQLGPVIMCKKAARAGLAQSLFERLVLLGVKPIRLQVQYRMHPSLSEFPSNNFYEGTLQNGVTVNERQSTGIDFPWPVPNRPMFFYVQMGQEEISASGTSYLNRTEAANVEKIVTTFLRSGVVPSQIGVITPYEGQRAYIVNYMSRNGALRQQLYKDIEVASVDSFQGREKDYIILSCVRSNEHQGIGFLNDPRRLNVALTRARYGIVILGNPKVLSKQPLWNGLLTHYKEHECLVEGPLNNLKQSMVQFQKPKKMYNDRRVFFGGGPGIAPNNNYGSATSANSGADRRNPQSRGSYMPPGLHPSAYPTPRLPIPPYHGGTQPYAIPTRGAIHGPVGGVPQVPQPGNRGFGAGRGNGGSQQPIGAGIGPAPGGPLSQPGYGSNMTQGPSQTYRDGFSVAGMSQDFLGDDFKSQGSHVPYNVADLSTQASQGGYGVDYVTPATQAGFPGSFLNQSSQAGYSHFGGGGNDYMSQDYMGHGSQGLFTQVGFKDPSQDDSSQNHFSAAATSSLQTQGVMNPLYSQPFSHYSSQPLNMPPQQ; translated from the exons GGCCAATTCCGTCTGATTCTATCTCAATTGACGCTAATACGACCGTCGATCATCATTCCGACAGCAACGCTTCTCCTGTTTCTGTAAGCTCCGGCAAAGGCAGTGGCAGTAAGGTCcataaaaacaataacaataatcataatcataatcataatactagtaACAGTAATCAGGCATCGGCGGTTGATGCCCTAGCTGCGGGAATGAGTGGATTGAATTTTGAAGAGACAGGGGATGATGACGGTTATGAGTACGGAAAGGGAGATTCATTGGAGCATGCGTGTAAGTATTGCGGTGTGCAGAATCCGGCGTGTGTTGTCCGGTGCAACGTTCCTTCATGTCGTAAATGGTTCTGTAATTCTAGAGGGAATACTTCCGGATCTCATATTGTTAACCATTTG GTTAGAGCTAAACATAAAGAAGTGTGTCTTCATAAAGATAGTCCGCTTGGAGAGACGATTctcgagtgttataattgtggatgTCGAAATGTTTTCATTTTGGGATTTATTTCGGCCAAGACGGAGAGTGTGGTTGTTCTTCTTTGCAGGGAGCCTTGTCTTaatttgaattctttgaaagatATGAATTGGGATTTGAGTCAATGGTGTCCGCTTATTGATGATAGATGTTTTTTGCCGTGGCTTGTTAAG ATTCCGTCTGAAACAGAGCAGTTACGAGCTCGACAGATCAGTGCTCAGCAAATTAACAAGGTAGAAGAACTTTGGAAGACGAATCCTGATGCAACTTTAGAGGATCTTGAGAAGCCTGGTCTAGATGATGAACCACAGCCTGTAGCCATAAAGTATGAAGATGCTTATCAG TATCAAAATGTGTTCGCGCCACTTATTAAGCTTGAAGCTGACTATGATAAA ATGATGAAAGAATCTCAAAGCAAAGACAGTCTCACAATTCGATGGGATATTGGTTTAAACAAGAAACGTGTTGCATATTTTGTTTTCCCGAAG GAAGACAATGAATTGCGTCTTGTACCTGGTGACGAGTTACGACTCAGATACTCGGGAGATCCAATACATCCAGCCTGGCAGTCAGTTGGACATGTG ATAAAGTTAACTGCACAAGAGGAGGTAGCTCTTGAGCTTCGTGCAAGTCAG GGAGTTCCTGTTGACATAAATCATGGTTTTAGCGTCGACTTTGTATGGAAAAGCACTAGTTTTGACCGGATGCAGACAGCTATGAAAACTTTTGCAGTGGACGAAACAAGTGTCAGTGG ATATATATACCATCATCTGTTGGGCCATGAGGTTGAGGTTCAGATGGTTCGTAATGCATTGCCACGTCGTTTTGGTGCCCCTGGTCTTCCAGAACTTAATGCATCTCAA GTTTTTGCTGTAAAAAGTGTGCTTCAGAGGCCAATAAGTCTGATTCAAGGGCCACCAGGCACCGGTAAAACGGTCACTTCTGCTGCACTTGTTTATCATATGGCTAAACAAGGCCAAGGACAG GTTCTTGTATGTGCTCCAAGCAATGTTGCTGTTGACCAGCTTGCTGAGAAGATTAGTGCCACTGGTTTAAAG GTTGTAAGGCTGTGTGCAAAATCAAGAGAAGCTGTAAGTTCTCCCATTgagcatttgactcttcattatcag GTTCGCCATCTTGATACTTCTGAAAGGAGTGAACTTTACAAGCTCCAGCAATTGAAAGATGAACAAG GTGAGTTATCAAGCAGTGATGAGAAGAAGTATAAAGCACTAAAGAGGGCTACGGAAAGGGAAATATCTCAGAGCGCTGATGTCATCTGTTGCACATGTGTTGGTGCTGGAGATCCTCGGTTGGCGAATTTTAGGTTTCGTCAG GTGCTAATTGATGAATCTACTCAATCAACCGAGCCTGAGTGTCTTATACCTCTTGTACTTGGTGCAAAACAG GTTGTTCTTGTTGGTGACCATTGCCAGCTTGGTCCAGTAATCATGTGCAAGAAAGCAGCTCGGGCTGGGCTAGCTCAGTCTCTATTTGAGCGGCTTGTGCTTCTAGGTGTAAAGCCAATCAGATTGCAG GTTCAATACCGTATGCATCCATCCCTTTCAGAATTCCCTTCAAATAATTTTTATGAAGGTACCCTACAAAATGGAGTGACCGTAAATGAAAGGCAATCAACAGGCATTGATTTTCCATGGCCTGTGCCAAACCGTCCAATGTTCTTTTATGTTCAG ATGGGACAAGAAGAAATTAGTGCGAGTGGGACATCATATCTTAATAGGACCGAGGCTGCAAATGTTGAAAAAATAGTGACCACTTTTCTGAGGAGTGGTGTAGTTCCAAGTCAG ATTGGGGTTATAACACCATATGAAGGCCAACGTGCATACATTGTTAACTACATGTCGAGAAATGGGGCTCTTAGGCAGCAACTTTACAAGGACATCGAG GTTGCAAGTGTGGATTCATTCCAAGGGAGGGAAAAAGATTACATTATTTTATCATGTGTGAGAAGTAACGAACATCAG GGTATTGGATTCCTGAATGATCCACGCAGGCTTAATGTTGCTCTTACGCGTGCTCGTTATGGTATTGTTATCCTTGGAAACCCTAAAGTTCTTAGCAAACAACCATTATGGAATGGGTTACTCACACACTATAAG GAGCATGAGTGTTTAGTAGAAGGACCATTAAATAACTTGAAGCAGAGTATGGTTCAATTTCAGAAACCAAAAAAG ATGTACAACGATAGGAGAGTTTTCTTTGGTGGTGGGCCCGGTATTGCACCTAACAACAACTATGGATCTGCCACCTCAGCAaattctggtgctgatagaagaAACCCTCAGTCTAGAG GTTCGTACATGCCTCCCGGTCTGCATCCTAGTGCATATCCAACGCCACGACTGCCTATTCCACCGTATCACGGTGGTACCCAGCCATATGCGATACCAACTCGTGGTGCAATACATGGACCCGTTGGTGGTGTTCCTCAAGTTCCTCAGCCAGGGAATCGTGGTTTTGGTGCTGGCAGGGGGAATGGTGGTTCACAGCAACCAATAGGTGCAGGGATTGGACCTGCACCAGGGGGTCCATTATCTCAGCCTGGATATGGCTCAAAT ATGACTCAAGGGCCAAGTCAGACATATCGTGATGGGTTTTCTGTTGCGGGCATGTCGCAG GATTTCTTAGGTGATGATTTTAAAAGCCAAGGATCACATGTTCCATATAATGTTGCTGATCTATCCACACAG gcTTCTCAAGGTGGATATGGTGTTGACTATGTTACTCCGGCTACTCAAGCTGGGTTTCCAGGTAGTTTCTTGAATCAGAGTTCCCAAGCTGGATACTCTCACTTTGGTGGTGGAGGAAACGATTATATGTCTCAG GACTACATGGGTCATGGATCACAAGGTTTGTTTACCCAAGTCGGATTTAAGGATCCATCACAAGATGATTCTTCACAAAACCACTTTAGTGCGGCTGCTACCTCCTCTCTTCAGACACAG